GCATCCAGGCGGTGGTGTATGACCGCTACGAACAGATCGGTGGGCTGCTGCAGTTCGGCATCCCCAGCTTCAAGCTCGACAAGGCCGTGATCAGCCGCCGCCGCAACGTGCTCGAAGGCATGGGCGTGCAGTTCCGGCTGGGCGTGGAGATCGGCCGCGACATCAGCGTGGACCAGCTGCTGGCCGAGTACGACGCGGTGTTCGTCGGTACCGGCGCCTACCGCTATACCGACGGCGGCCTGCTTGGCCAGGACCTGAAGGGCGTGCTGCCGGCGCTGCCGTTCCTGGTGCAGAACAGCCGCATCGTCGGCGGCAGCGACGCGCACGGCCGGCCCATTGCCGGCTGGGAAGACCAGATCGCCCTGCCCGACCTGGAGGGCAAGCGCGTGGTGGTGCTGGGCGGTGGCGACACCGGCATGGACTGTGTACGCAGCGCGGTGCGCCTGGGCGCGGCCAAGGTGACCTGCGCCTACCGCCGCGACGAAGCCAACATGCCCGGCTCGGCGCGCGAAGTGGCCAACGCGCGCGAGGAAGGCGTGCGCTTCCTGTTCAACCGCCAGCCGCTGTCCATTGAAGCCGGCGCGGACGATGAGGTGATCGGGGTGATGGTGGTGGAAACCCGCCTGGACGAACCCGACGCGCAGGGCCGCCGCAACGCGGTGCCGATCGAAGGCAGCGAATCGCTGCTGGAAGCGGACGTGGTGATCATCGCCTTCGGCTTCTCGCCCAGCACCCCGGCGTGGCTGACCGAGCGCGGCGTGGAAGCCGGCCACAACGGCCGCATCATCGCCGGTGGCAAGGACCGCCTGCCGTTCCAGACCGCGCACCCGCGCCTGTTCGCCGGCGGCGACGCCGTGCGCGGTGCCGACCTGGTGGTCACCGCCGTGGCCGAGGGCCGCGATGCGGCGGCCAGCATCGCGCAGCTGCTGGCGGTGTAACGCAGGACCGATGCAGCGGCCGCGTTATGCGCGGCGCCGTAGAGCCGGGCTCTGCCCGGCTGCCCTTACGCCGCGTTCGACAACGGCGGGGCC
This is a stretch of genomic DNA from Stenotrophomonas rhizophila. It encodes these proteins:
- a CDS encoding FAD-dependent oxidoreductase — translated: MSRKQAFQFLDLPRTMPQRIPVELRTSGDWGELYGKFGKEDAQFQAGRCLDCGNPYCSWKCPVHNAIPQWLQLVQENRIHEAATLCHSTNPLPEVCGRVCPQDRLCEGSCTLEEFGAVTIGAVEKYIVDTALATGWRPDMTAVEPTGKRVAVIGAGPAGLACADKLAHAGIQAVVYDRYEQIGGLLQFGIPSFKLDKAVISRRRNVLEGMGVQFRLGVEIGRDISVDQLLAEYDAVFVGTGAYRYTDGGLLGQDLKGVLPALPFLVQNSRIVGGSDAHGRPIAGWEDQIALPDLEGKRVVVLGGGDTGMDCVRSAVRLGAAKVTCAYRRDEANMPGSAREVANAREEGVRFLFNRQPLSIEAGADDEVIGVMVVETRLDEPDAQGRRNAVPIEGSESLLEADVVIIAFGFSPSTPAWLTERGVEAGHNGRIIAGGKDRLPFQTAHPRLFAGGDAVRGADLVVTAVAEGRDAAASIAQLLAV